From a region of the Phragmites australis chromosome 21, lpPhrAust1.1, whole genome shotgun sequence genome:
- the LOC133903806 gene encoding shewanella-like protein phosphatase 1, with protein sequence MAILSLRLAASAGFAAPPYPRNRSGGFAFSSSSCRAVAAAAGPGLPITVAGDPPTVVSAPGRRIVAIGDVHGDLYQTRAALKMAGVLSVESDGHVWTGGRTVLVQVGDILDRGEDEIAILSLLSSLNVQAKSHGGAVFQVNGNHETMNVEGDFRYVDPGGFDECIRFLEYLDECDGNWDDAFLNWVNVAERRKKEYGASPNGDWRPWNFVKKQKGIAARTSLFKRGGLLACELARHPVVLKINDWIFCHGGLLPHHAEYGIERMNKEVSMWMKCSGEDSDDETDIPFIATRGYDSVVWSRLYSQDPAERTRRSLMLSSVVAEQTLKTVGAKGMVVGHTPQTHGVNCKCDGKVWCVDVGMSYGVLYSRPEVLEIVNDRPRVLKKQRDSYDEMEVLDYL encoded by the exons ATGGCCATTCTTTCGCTCAGGCTTGCTGCCAGCGCCGGTTTCGCGGCTCCGCCTTATCCTAGGAACCGCAGTGGCGGCTTCGCTTTCTCCTCTTCCTCGTGCCGCGCGGTTGCCGCAGCGGCAGGACCCGGGCTGCCGATCACCGTCGCCGGGGACCCACCCACGGTCGTGTCCGCGCCCGGCCGCCGCATTGTCGCGA TTGGTGATGTCCACGGCGATCTCTACCAAACCAGAGCCGCGCTAAAGATGGCCGGCGTCCTGAGCGTGGAATCAGATGGCCATGTCTGGACAGGCGGACGGACG GTACTCGTTCAAGTCGGTGATATCCTTGACCGCGGCGAGGATGAAATTGCTATACTATCTCTATTGAGCTCACTGAATGTGCAAGCCAAATCTCACGGGGGTGCTGTATTTCAG GTTAACGGAAATCATGAAACTATGAATGTGGAAGGTGATTTCCGGTACGTAGATCCTGGAGGCTTTGATGAGTGCATACGCTTCCTCGAGTACTTGGATGAATGTGATGGTAACTGGGATGATGCCTTTCTCAACTGGGTTAATGTCGCtgaaaggaggaagaaagaatATGGAGCTTCGCCTAATGGTGACTGGCGTCCTTGGAACTTTGTCAAG AAGCAGAAAGGAATTGCCGCAAGAACATCGCTTTTCAAGAGAGGTGGCCTATTAGCGTGTGAATTGGCGCGACATCCTGTTGTCCTTAAGATCAATGACTGGATATTTTGTCACGGTGGCCTTCTTCCTCATCATG CTGAATACGGGATCGAGCGCATGAACAAAGAAGTATCAATGTGGATGAAATGTTCAGGTGAAGACAGTGATGATGAAACAGATATCCCCTTCATAGCTACTAGAGGTTACGACAGTGTGGTATGGAGTCGCTTGTACTCGCAAGACCCTGCTGAAAGGACGCGCCGCTCTTTGATG CTATCTTCTGTTGTTGCTGAACAAACGCTGAAAACTGTGGGAGCCAAGGGGATGGTCGTAGGGCACACGCCACAGACCCACGGAGTGAATTG CAAATGCGATGGAAAAGTTTGGTGTGTTGATGTGGGCATGTCTTATGGTGTTCTCTACTCAAGACCGGAG GTCCTAGAAATAGTCAATGATAGACCGAGGGTTTTGAAGAAGCAGAGGGACTCGTATGATGAGATGGAAGTGCTAGACTATTTATAA